Proteins encoded in a region of the Pseudomonas putida genome:
- a CDS encoding sigma-54-dependent Fis family transcriptional regulator: protein MLAANSRAHVDCVSRVLKNADRLPQAPVPALILDSWRRSMELYRLDPGSQQGPRILSQSLLNECRERAELFLRIASDAVARLHERVRGADYCVLLTDAQGRTIDYRVESAIRNDCRKAGLYLGTCWSEGEEGTCGVAAVLTSKAPVTVHKRDHFRAAFIGLTCTAAPVFDPLGELLGVVDVSALQSPDDRRSQHLIRQLVEQTAREIENAFFMHSAQGHWVMRAHGTPGYVESQPDYLLAWDADGRLQAINSLARQRLVERLGRLPEHIGELFDLDQLRRVSATSAQRLPGLGGLYGRVSAPQRRERAQPLHQAQDARIEQHLRLATRVKDCNLAVLVLGETGAGKEVFARQLHQQSLRRDGPFVTLNCAAIPESLIESELFGYVAGAFTGASSKGMQGLLQQADGGTLFLDEIGDMPLHLQTRLLRVLAEGEVAPLGAARRERVDIQVICATHRDLATMVADGRFREDLYFRLANARFELPPLREREDRLGLIHQLLAEEALACGVEVVLADAALQALLVYRWPGNLRQLRQVLRYACAVSEGGQLHLQDLPHEVRGDAVVSAESGVSCPARQLLLDALIRHRWKPADAARALGISRATLYRRVHEHRIEMPRMKG, encoded by the coding sequence ATGCTTGCCGCGAACTCCCGAGCCCACGTCGACTGCGTCAGCAGGGTGCTGAAGAATGCCGATCGCCTGCCACAGGCGCCGGTTCCTGCGCTGATCCTCGACTCATGGCGCCGCTCCATGGAGCTGTACCGCCTCGACCCTGGGTCCCAGCAGGGGCCGCGTATCCTTTCCCAAAGCCTGCTCAACGAATGCCGCGAACGCGCCGAGCTGTTCCTGCGTATCGCCAGCGATGCCGTGGCACGCCTGCATGAGCGGGTGCGCGGCGCCGACTACTGCGTGCTGCTGACCGACGCCCAGGGGCGCACCATCGATTATCGGGTCGAGTCGGCCATCCGCAACGACTGCCGCAAAGCCGGGCTGTACTTGGGCACCTGCTGGTCAGAGGGCGAGGAGGGCACCTGCGGCGTGGCGGCGGTGCTGACCAGCAAGGCCCCGGTCACGGTGCACAAGCGCGATCACTTTCGCGCTGCCTTCATCGGCCTTACCTGCACTGCCGCACCGGTATTCGACCCGTTGGGCGAGCTTTTGGGTGTGGTGGATGTATCAGCCTTGCAGTCGCCAGACGATCGGCGCAGCCAGCACCTGATCCGGCAACTGGTCGAGCAGACGGCCCGCGAGATCGAAAACGCCTTCTTCATGCACAGTGCCCAGGGCCATTGGGTGATGCGTGCCCATGGCACGCCAGGTTATGTGGAAAGCCAGCCCGATTACCTGCTGGCCTGGGATGCCGATGGCCGCTTGCAGGCCATCAACAGCCTGGCGCGGCAACGCTTGGTGGAGCGCTTGGGGCGTTTGCCCGAGCATATTGGCGAACTGTTCGACCTAGACCAGTTGCGCCGGGTGAGCGCGACTTCAGCCCAGCGCCTGCCCGGCTTGGGTGGTTTGTATGGCCGGGTCAGCGCGCCGCAACGACGCGAGCGCGCGCAGCCGTTGCATCAGGCCCAGGACGCGCGGATCGAGCAGCACCTGCGGTTGGCCACGCGGGTCAAGGACTGCAACCTGGCGGTGCTGGTGCTAGGCGAAACCGGTGCTGGCAAAGAGGTCTTTGCCCGCCAGTTGCACCAGCAAAGCCTGCGCCGCGACGGCCCGTTCGTCACACTGAACTGCGCGGCCATCCCGGAAAGCCTGATCGAGAGCGAGTTGTTCGGCTATGTCGCAGGAGCCTTTACCGGGGCTTCCAGCAAAGGCATGCAGGGGCTGTTGCAGCAGGCCGATGGCGGTACGCTGTTCCTGGACGAAATCGGCGATATGCCGTTGCACCTGCAAACCCGCTTGTTGCGGGTGCTGGCCGAGGGCGAAGTGGCGCCGCTGGGTGCTGCACGGCGCGAGCGGGTGGACATTCAGGTGATCTGTGCCACTCACCGCGACCTGGCAACCATGGTGGCGGACGGGCGTTTTCGTGAGGATCTGTATTTCCGCCTGGCCAATGCCCGGTTCGAGCTGCCGCCGCTGCGTGAGCGCGAGGACCGCTTGGGGTTGATTCACCAGCTGCTGGCCGAAGAAGCCCTGGCCTGTGGAGTGGAGGTGGTACTGGCCGATGCTGCGCTGCAGGCGTTGCTGGTTTATCGCTGGCCGGGCAATTTGCGCCAGCTGCGGCAGGTGTTGCGCTATGCCTGTGCGGTGAGCGAGGGCGGGCAGTTGCACTTGCAGGACCTGCCGCATGAGGTTCGCGGTGACGCGGTTGTTTCGGCTGAAAGCGGCGTATCGTGCCCGGCCCGGCAGTTGCTGCTGGATGCATTGATCCGTCATCGCTGGAAGCCAGCGGATGCGGCGCGGGCTTTGGGGATCTCGCGGGCGACCCTGTATCGACGGGTGCATGAGCATCGTATCGAGATGCCGCGGATGAAGGGGTAG
- a CDS encoding acetoin dehydrogenase dihydrolipoyllysine-residue acetyltransferase subunit, with the protein MSQIHTLTMPKWGLSMTEGRVDAWLKQEGDEINKGDEVLDVETDKISSSVEAPFSGVLRRQVARPDETLPVGALLAVVVEGEAEEAEIDALVQRFQAEFVAEGGADQAQGPAPQKAEVGGRLLRWFELGEGGTPLVLVHGFGGDLNNWLFNHPALAAERRVIALDLPGHGESAKALQRGDLDELSETVLALLDHLDIAKAHLAGHSMGGAVSLNVARLAPQRVASLSLVASAGLGDAINGQYLQGFVSAANRNALKPQMVQLFADPALVTRQMLEDMLKFKRLEGVDDALRQLASALADGDRQRHDLRGVLGQHPALVVWGGKDAIISASHAEGLEAEVLVLPEAGHMVQMEAAEQVNQQLLAFLRKH; encoded by the coding sequence ATGAGCCAGATCCATACCCTGACCATGCCCAAGTGGGGCTTGTCGATGACCGAGGGCCGGGTGGACGCCTGGCTCAAGCAGGAAGGTGACGAAATCAACAAGGGCGACGAGGTGCTGGACGTCGAGACCGACAAGATCAGCAGCAGCGTCGAAGCCCCGTTCAGTGGTGTACTGCGCCGCCAGGTGGCCAGGCCGGATGAAACCCTGCCGGTCGGCGCGCTACTGGCAGTGGTGGTGGAAGGCGAAGCCGAAGAAGCAGAAATCGATGCGCTGGTGCAACGCTTCCAGGCCGAGTTCGTCGCCGAAGGGGGCGCCGATCAGGCACAAGGGCCGGCCCCGCAGAAGGCGGAAGTCGGTGGCCGCCTGCTGCGCTGGTTCGAGCTGGGCGAAGGCGGCACGCCGCTGGTGCTGGTGCACGGTTTTGGCGGCGACCTCAACAACTGGCTGTTCAACCACCCGGCGCTGGCCGCCGAACGCCGCGTAATCGCCCTGGACCTGCCGGGGCACGGCGAGTCGGCCAAGGCCCTGCAACGGGGTGACCTGGACGAGCTGAGCGAAACCGTGCTGGCCTTGCTCGACCACCTGGACATCGCCAAGGCCCACCTGGCGGGCCATTCCATGGGCGGTGCGGTAAGCCTCAACGTGGCGCGCCTGGCGCCGCAGCGGGTGGCCAGCCTGAGCCTGGTGGCCAGTGCCGGGCTGGGTGACGCAATCAACGGGCAGTACCTGCAAGGTTTTGTCAGCGCCGCCAACCGCAATGCGCTTAAACCACAAATGGTGCAGCTGTTTGCCGACCCGGCGCTGGTCACCCGGCAAATGCTTGAGGACATGCTCAAGTTCAAGCGCCTGGAAGGTGTTGATGATGCCTTGCGCCAGCTGGCATCGGCCCTCGCCGACGGCGACCGGCAGCGCCACGACCTGCGCGGGGTGTTGGGACAGCACCCGGCACTGGTGGTGTGGGGCGGCAAGGACGCGATCATCTCGGCCAGCCATGCCGAAGGCCTGGAGGCAGAAGTACTGGTGCTGCCGGAGGCTGGGCATATGGTGCAGATGGAAGCGGCTGAACAGGTCAACCAGCAACTGCTCGCGTTCCTGCGCAAGCACTAA
- the accC gene encoding acetyl-CoA carboxylase biotin carboxylase subunit, translated as MSGKLEKVLIANRGEIALRILRACKELGIKTVAVHSTADRELMHLGLADESVCIGPASSKDSYLHIPAIIAAAEVTGATAIHPGYGFLAENADFAEQVEKSGFAFIGPKADTIRLMGDKVSAKDAMIKSGVPTVPGSDGPLPEDEEVALAIARDVGYPVIIKAAGGGGGRGMRVVHKEEDLISSAKLTRTEAGAAFGNPMVYLEKFLTNPRHVEVQVLSDGQGNAIHLGDRDCSLQRRHQKVLEEAPAPGIDEKARQEVFKRCVDACIEIGYRGAGTFEFLYENGRFYFIEMNTRVQVEHPVSEMVTGIDIVKEMLSIAAGNKLSFRQEDVVIRGHSLECRINAEDPKKFIPSPGKVKHFHAPGGNGVRVDSHLYSGYSVPPNYDSLIGKLITYGKDRDEAMARMRNALDEIVVDGIKTNIPLHRDLVRDEGFCKGGVNIHYLEHKLANEH; from the coding sequence ATGTCTGGGAAGCTCGAAAAAGTCCTGATCGCCAACCGTGGGGAAATTGCCCTGCGGATCCTGCGTGCCTGCAAAGAGCTGGGCATCAAAACCGTCGCTGTGCACTCCACCGCCGACCGTGAGCTGATGCACCTGGGCCTGGCAGACGAGTCGGTCTGCATCGGTCCTGCATCGTCCAAGGATTCCTACCTGCATATCCCGGCAATCATCGCTGCCGCCGAAGTCACCGGCGCCACCGCGATTCACCCGGGCTACGGCTTCCTGGCAGAAAACGCCGACTTCGCCGAACAGGTAGAAAAATCCGGCTTCGCCTTCATCGGCCCGAAAGCCGACACCATTCGCCTGATGGGTGACAAGGTTTCGGCCAAGGACGCGATGATCAAGTCGGGCGTGCCGACCGTACCAGGCTCCGATGGCCCGCTGCCGGAAGACGAAGAAGTCGCCCTGGCGATTGCCCGTGACGTCGGCTACCCGGTGATCATCAAAGCCGCCGGTGGTGGTGGTGGTCGCGGCATGCGCGTGGTGCACAAGGAAGAGGACCTGATTTCCTCGGCCAAGCTCACCCGTACCGAAGCCGGTGCTGCCTTCGGCAACCCGATGGTCTACCTGGAGAAGTTCCTGACCAACCCACGTCACGTGGAAGTGCAGGTGCTGTCCGACGGCCAGGGCAACGCCATCCACCTGGGCGACCGCGACTGCTCGTTGCAGCGCCGTCACCAGAAGGTACTGGAAGAAGCACCAGCCCCGGGCATCGACGAAAAGGCCCGTCAGGAAGTGTTCAAGCGCTGCGTCGATGCGTGCATCGAGATCGGCTACCGTGGTGCCGGTACTTTCGAGTTCCTGTACGAAAACGGCCGCTTCTACTTCATCGAGATGAACACCCGCGTGCAGGTTGAGCACCCGGTGTCGGAGATGGTTACCGGTATCGACATCGTCAAGGAGATGCTGAGCATCGCCGCTGGCAACAAGCTGTCGTTCCGCCAGGAAGACGTGGTGATCCGTGGCCACTCGCTGGAGTGCCGGATCAACGCAGAAGACCCGAAGAAGTTCATCCCAAGCCCAGGCAAGGTGAAGCACTTCCACGCACCAGGCGGCAATGGCGTACGTGTCGATTCGCACCTGTACAGCGGTTATTCGGTTCCGCCGAACTACGACTCGCTGATCGGCAAGCTGATCACCTACGGCAAGGACCGCGACGAAGCCATGGCGCGCATGCGCAATGCCCTGGACGAGATCGTCGTCGACGGCATCAAGACCAACATCCCGCTGCACCGCGACCTGGTGCGTGATGAAGGTTTCTGCAAAGGCGGCGTCAACATTCACTACCTCGAACACAAGCTGGCCAACGAGCATTGA
- a CDS encoding 2,3-butanediol dehydrogenase, producing the protein MRAAVWHGRNDIRVEQVPLPADPAPGWVQIKVDWCGICGSDLHEYVAGPVFIPVEAPHPLTGIQGQCILGHEFCGQIAKLGEGVEGFAVGDPVAADACQHCGNCYYCTHGLYNICERLAFTGLMNNGAFAELVNVPANLLYRLPQGFPAEAGALIEPLAVGMHAVKKAGSLLGQTVVVVGAGTIGLCTIMCAKAAGAAQVIALEMSSARKAKAKEVGASVVLDPSQCDALAQIRALTAGLGADVSFECIGNKHTAKLAIDTIRKAGKCVLVGIFEEPSEFNFFELVSTEKQVLGALAYNGEFADVIAFIADGRLDIRPLVTGRIGLEQIVELGFEELVNNKEENVKIIVSPGVR; encoded by the coding sequence ATGCGCGCCGCCGTCTGGCATGGCCGCAACGATATTCGCGTCGAACAGGTACCCCTGCCAGCCGACCCTGCGCCGGGCTGGGTACAGATCAAGGTGGACTGGTGCGGCATCTGCGGCTCCGACCTGCACGAATACGTCGCCGGCCCGGTATTCATCCCGGTGGAGGCCCCGCACCCACTGACTGGCATTCAGGGCCAGTGCATCCTCGGCCACGAATTTTGCGGCCAGATCGCCAAGCTGGGTGAAGGCGTGGAAGGCTTTGCGGTCGGCGACCCGGTGGCCGCAGACGCCTGCCAGCATTGCGGCAACTGCTACTACTGCACCCACGGCCTGTACAACATCTGCGAGCGCCTGGCCTTCACCGGCCTGATGAACAACGGCGCCTTCGCCGAGTTGGTCAACGTGCCTGCCAACCTGCTCTACCGGCTGCCGCAGGGCTTCCCTGCTGAAGCCGGGGCACTGATCGAGCCGCTGGCAGTGGGCATGCATGCAGTGAAAAAGGCGGGCAGCCTGCTCGGCCAAACCGTGGTGGTGGTGGGTGCTGGTACCATTGGCCTGTGTACCATCATGTGCGCCAAGGCTGCGGGAGCAGCGCAGGTCATTGCCCTTGAGATGTCCTCGGCGCGCAAGGCCAAAGCCAAGGAAGTCGGTGCCAGCGTGGTGCTGGACCCCAGCCAGTGCGATGCCCTGGCGCAAATCCGCGCACTCACTGCCGGGTTGGGGGCGGATGTGAGCTTTGAGTGCATCGGCAACAAGCACACGGCCAAGTTGGCCATCGACACCATCCGCAAGGCGGGCAAGTGTGTGCTGGTGGGCATTTTCGAAGAGCCTAGCGAGTTCAACTTTTTCGAGCTGGTGTCCACCGAGAAGCAGGTGCTGGGGGCGTTGGCGTACAACGGTGAATTTGCCGATGTGATTGCCTTTATCGCTGATGGACGACTGGATATTCGCCCCTTGGTGACCGGGCGGATCGGGCTGGAGCAGATTGTCGAGCTGGGCTTCGAGGAACTGGTGAACAACAAGGAAGAGAACGTGAAGATCATCGTTTCACCGGGCGTGCGCTGA
- a CDS encoding C13 family peptidase: protein MRPLLPITLVLLLAACGDGESLLPPDARLPDGGRYRGQVVDGLLQGEGRIDYPNGSWYAGSFKDGQWHGQGEWHGQNGEVYRGQFAEGLFQGLGDLTTPGSHYGGTFKHGRRDGEGTLKQADQTYRGQFKDDLYDGAGELELADGSRYQGLFAKGKPNGAGVRSDASGNQFSGHFINGQLQGSGTFDSVDGEQYIGEFKDNRLEGRGRYENADGDVWIGEFKDGSLVGEGELLGSDGSHYKGEFADWRLSGQGSLQLADGSQYIGGFLNDAYHGHGRLILPSGKVESGVWANGVRVRDQKGKLLPDPLDLALLNQGRLLEEALARVPRSAPPIQLYSLVVAGDGQQSVFLREADYVSNMLKVRFGARGQVTLVNHRDHMATRPMATRENLTRAASTLAERSGPEDLVFIYLTSHGSQDHQLVLDQPRLQLADLSADELATALAPLKDRDKVIVISACYSGGYIAPLKDERTLIMTAARADRVSFGCSEEADFTYFGDALFAEALNQTDDLKQAFELARASVAEREQREGFEASEPQLWAPPAVLEHWQHLRRQQAEEALRNAAQAAVGEQAKTPRSH from the coding sequence ATGCGTCCACTGCTCCCCATTACCCTGGTCCTGCTGCTCGCCGCCTGTGGCGATGGCGAATCGCTGCTTCCGCCAGACGCGCGCCTGCCTGACGGCGGGCGTTACCGGGGGCAGGTGGTCGATGGCCTGCTGCAGGGTGAGGGCCGGATCGACTACCCCAACGGCAGCTGGTACGCCGGCAGCTTCAAGGATGGCCAGTGGCACGGCCAGGGCGAATGGCATGGCCAGAACGGCGAGGTGTACCGTGGCCAGTTCGCCGAGGGGCTGTTCCAGGGCCTGGGCGATTTGACCACCCCGGGCAGCCACTATGGCGGCACGTTCAAGCATGGCCGTCGCGACGGCGAAGGCACCCTCAAGCAGGCCGACCAGACCTACCGCGGCCAGTTCAAGGACGACCTCTACGACGGCGCGGGCGAGCTGGAACTGGCCGATGGCAGCCGCTACCAGGGGCTGTTCGCCAAAGGCAAGCCCAACGGTGCCGGCGTGCGCAGCGACGCCAGCGGCAACCAGTTCAGCGGCCACTTCATCAACGGCCAGTTACAAGGCAGCGGCACCTTCGACAGCGTTGACGGCGAGCAGTACATCGGTGAGTTCAAGGACAACCGCCTGGAGGGCCGTGGCCGCTACGAAAATGCCGATGGCGATGTATGGATCGGTGAATTCAAGGATGGCTCGCTGGTGGGTGAAGGCGAACTGCTGGGCAGCGATGGCAGCCACTACAAAGGCGAGTTCGCCGATTGGCGCCTATCGGGCCAAGGCAGCCTGCAACTGGCCGACGGCAGCCAGTACATCGGCGGCTTCCTCAATGATGCCTACCATGGCCATGGCCGATTGATCCTGCCCAGCGGCAAGGTTGAAAGCGGCGTGTGGGCAAATGGCGTGCGCGTGCGTGACCAGAAAGGCAAGCTGCTGCCCGACCCACTGGACCTGGCACTGCTCAACCAGGGCCGGCTGCTGGAAGAAGCGCTGGCCAGGGTGCCGCGCTCGGCGCCCCCGATCCAGCTGTACAGCCTGGTGGTGGCCGGCGATGGCCAGCAGAGCGTGTTCCTGCGTGAAGCCGATTATGTCAGCAACATGCTCAAGGTGCGCTTTGGTGCCCGTGGCCAGGTGACCCTGGTCAACCACCGCGACCATATGGCCACCCGCCCCATGGCCACCCGCGAGAACCTCACCCGTGCCGCCAGCACGCTGGCCGAACGCAGCGGCCCCGAAGACCTGGTGTTCATCTACCTCACCAGCCATGGCAGCCAGGACCACCAGTTGGTGCTCGACCAGCCGCGCCTGCAGCTGGCCGACCTGTCCGCCGACGAGCTGGCCACCGCCCTGGCGCCGTTGAAGGACCGCGACAAGGTAATCGTCATATCCGCCTGCTATTCAGGGGGCTATATCGCCCCTCTCAAAGATGAGCGCACGCTGATCATGACCGCCGCCCGGGCCGACCGCGTCTCCTTCGGCTGCTCGGAAGAGGCCGACTTCACCTACTTTGGCGATGCCTTGTTCGCCGAAGCGCTGAACCAGACCGACGACCTGAAACAGGCGTTTGAACTGGCGCGCGCCAGCGTTGCCGAA
- a CDS encoding thiamine pyrophosphate-dependent dehydrogenase E1 component subunit alpha, whose amino-acid sequence MSNQLSTEQLLHAYEVMRTIRAFEERLHVEFATGEIPGFVHLYAGEEASAAGVMAHLRDSDCIASTHRGHGHCIAKGVDVYGMMAEIYGKKTGVCGGKGGSMHIADLEKGMLGANGIVGAGAPLVAGAALAAKLKGRDDVSVAFFGDGASNEGAVFEAMNMASIMNLPCIFVAENNGYAEATASNWSVACDHIADRAAGFGMPGVTIDGFDFFAVYEAAGAAIERARSGQGPSLIEVKLSRYYGHFEGDAQTYRAPDEVKNLRESRDCLMQFRNKTTRAGLLTAEQLDAIDARIEDLIEDAVRRAKSDPKPQPADLLTDVYVAYP is encoded by the coding sequence ATGTCCAATCAACTCAGTACCGAACAACTGCTGCATGCCTATGAAGTGATGCGCACCATCCGCGCCTTCGAAGAACGCCTGCACGTGGAATTCGCCACGGGCGAGATCCCCGGCTTCGTCCACCTGTATGCCGGCGAAGAAGCCTCCGCCGCCGGGGTCATGGCCCACCTGCGCGACAGCGACTGCATCGCCTCGACCCACCGCGGCCATGGCCACTGTATCGCCAAGGGCGTGGACGTGTACGGCATGATGGCCGAGATCTACGGCAAGAAAACCGGGGTATGCGGCGGCAAGGGCGGCTCGATGCACATTGCCGACCTGGAAAAGGGAATGCTCGGTGCCAACGGCATCGTCGGTGCTGGCGCTCCGCTGGTGGCCGGGGCCGCGCTGGCGGCCAAACTCAAGGGCCGTGACGACGTGTCGGTGGCGTTCTTCGGCGATGGCGCCTCCAACGAGGGAGCCGTGTTCGAAGCCATGAACATGGCGTCGATCATGAACTTGCCGTGCATCTTCGTGGCCGAAAACAACGGCTACGCCGAGGCCACCGCCTCCAACTGGTCGGTCGCCTGCGACCACATCGCCGACCGCGCTGCTGGCTTTGGCATGCCAGGCGTCACCATCGACGGCTTCGACTTCTTTGCCGTGTACGAGGCCGCAGGCGCGGCCATCGAGCGCGCACGTTCCGGGCAAGGCCCGTCGCTGATCGAGGTCAAGCTCAGCCGCTACTACGGCCACTTCGAGGGCGATGCGCAAACCTACCGCGCCCCCGATGAAGTGAAAAACCTGCGCGAATCCCGCGACTGCCTGATGCAGTTCCGTAACAAGACCACCCGCGCCGGCCTGCTCACTGCCGAGCAACTGGACGCCATCGACGCGCGCATCGAGGACCTGATCGAAGACGCCGTGCGCCGCGCCAAATCCGATCCCAAGCCACAGCCCGCCGACCTGCTCACCGACGTCTACGTCGCCTACCCCTGA
- a CDS encoding transketolase C-terminal domain-containing protein codes for MQGEVPEEVYTVPFGEANFLRDGDDVTLVTYGRMVHVALEAANNLARQGIDCEVLDLRTTSPLDEDSILESVEKTGRLVVIDEANPRCSMATDISALVAQKAFGALKGPIEMVTAPHTPVPFSDALEDLYIPDAAKIETAVRKVIEAARSAA; via the coding sequence ATGCAAGGCGAAGTGCCAGAAGAGGTGTACACCGTGCCGTTCGGCGAAGCCAACTTCCTGCGCGATGGCGACGACGTGACCCTGGTGACCTATGGACGCATGGTCCACGTGGCACTTGAAGCGGCCAACAATCTGGCCCGCCAGGGCATCGACTGCGAGGTGCTGGACTTGCGCACCACCAGCCCGCTGGACGAAGACAGCATTCTGGAAAGCGTGGAGAAGACCGGCCGGCTGGTGGTGATCGATGAAGCCAACCCGCGCTGTTCGATGGCCACCGACATCAGCGCGCTGGTGGCGCAGAAGGCCTTCGGCGCACTCAAGGGCCCGATCGAAATGGTCACCGCGCCGCACACCCCGGTGCCGTTCTCCGACGCACTGGAAGACCTGTACATCCCTGACGCGGCGAAGATCGAAACTGCCGTGCGCAAGGTGATCGAAGCTGCAAGGAGTGCCGCATGA
- a CDS encoding ATP-NAD kinase family protein, which yields MPLPAPIVGIIANPASGRDLRRLTANAGLYSSTDKASAIQRLLAAFGATGIGQVLLPSDMTGIAAAVLKASQGPGAHDQHWPAIEILDLPLTQTVADTHLATRRMVERGVSMIAVLGGDGTHKAVAAQAGDVPLLTLSTGTNNAFPELREATSAGLAGGLLASGRVPASIGLRRNKRLLVNVPEQQLAEWALVEVAVSPQRFIGARALSRSEDLCEVFACFAEPHAIGLSALCGLWCPVSRQDPHGAWVRLNPAAEQALLVPLAPGLLQACGITASGPLTPGVAHRLSLASGTLALDGEREIEFAEHDTPTITLDHQGPLSVDVEAVLAHAARHHLLAVPRGHRLHPANPC from the coding sequence ATGCCGCTACCCGCCCCGATTGTCGGGATCATTGCCAACCCTGCCTCTGGCCGCGACCTACGCCGCCTGACCGCCAATGCCGGGCTCTATTCGAGCACCGACAAAGCCTCGGCGATTCAACGCCTGCTCGCAGCCTTCGGCGCCACCGGCATCGGCCAGGTGCTGCTGCCCAGCGACATGACCGGCATCGCCGCCGCTGTACTCAAGGCCAGCCAGGGCCCAGGGGCCCACGATCAGCACTGGCCGGCCATCGAGATCCTCGACCTGCCACTGACCCAGACCGTGGCCGATACCCACCTGGCTACCCGGCGCATGGTCGAGCGTGGCGTGTCGATGATCGCTGTGCTGGGTGGCGACGGCACCCACAAGGCGGTCGCCGCCCAAGCCGGTGACGTACCGCTGCTGACCCTGTCCACCGGTACCAACAACGCCTTCCCCGAACTGCGCGAAGCCACCAGCGCGGGCCTGGCCGGCGGCCTGCTCGCCAGTGGCCGGGTGCCGGCCAGCATCGGCTTGCGCCGCAACAAGCGCCTGCTGGTGAACGTGCCAGAGCAACAGCTGGCGGAATGGGCCTTGGTCGAAGTGGCCGTGTCACCGCAACGCTTCATCGGTGCCCGCGCGCTCAGCCGCAGCGAGGACCTCTGCGAGGTCTTCGCCTGCTTCGCCGAGCCCCATGCCATCGGCCTGTCGGCCTTGTGCGGCCTGTGGTGCCCAGTATCGCGCCAGGACCCGCACGGCGCCTGGGTACGCCTGAACCCCGCTGCCGAGCAAGCGCTGCTCGTCCCCCTGGCCCCCGGCCTGCTGCAAGCCTGCGGCATTACCGCCAGCGGCCCACTGACGCCCGGCGTCGCCCATCGCCTGAGCCTGGCCAGCGGCACCCTGGCCCTGGATGGCGAACGTGAAATCGAATTTGCCGAACACGACACGCCCACCATCACCCTCGACCACCAAGGCCCGCTCAGCGTGGACGTCGAGGCCGTACTGGCGCATGCCGCTCGCCATCACCTGCTGGCCGTCCCGCGCGGCCACCGGCTGCACCCTGCAAACCCGTGTTGA
- the accB gene encoding acetyl-CoA carboxylase biotin carboxyl carrier protein: MDIRKVKKLIELLEESGIDELEIKEGEESVRISRHSKTPAAQQFYAPAPMAAAPVAAPVAAAAPVAEAAAAAPALKGTVIRSPMVGTFYRKPSPTSPNFAEVGQTVKKGDTLCIVEAMKMMNHIEADVGGVIDAILVEDGQPVEFDQPLFTVV; the protein is encoded by the coding sequence ATGGATATCCGTAAAGTCAAGAAACTGATCGAGCTGCTGGAAGAGTCTGGCATCGACGAACTGGAGATCAAGGAAGGCGAAGAGTCGGTCCGTATCAGCCGTCACAGCAAAACCCCAGCTGCCCAGCAGTTCTACGCACCAGCACCGATGGCTGCCGCCCCGGTTGCTGCGCCAGTTGCCGCCGCCGCCCCTGTCGCCGAAGCCGCTGCTGCTGCCCCAGCCCTGAAAGGCACCGTGATCCGTTCGCCAATGGTCGGCACCTTCTACCGCAAGCCTTCGCCGACCTCGCCTAACTTCGCTGAAGTTGGCCAGACGGTGAAAAAGGGCGACACCCTGTGCATCGTTGAAGCCATGAAGATGATGAACCACATCGAAGCCGATGTTGGCGGTGTCATCGACGCCATCCTGGTAGAAGACGGCCAGCCGGTTGAGTTCGACCAGCCGCTGTTCACCGTCGTTTGA
- the aroQ gene encoding type II 3-dehydroquinate dehydratase, with amino-acid sequence MATLLVLHGPNLNLLGTREPGHYGAVTLAQINQDLEQRARAAGHHLQYLQSNAEYELIDRIHAARNEGVDFILINPAAFTHTSVALRDALLAVSIPFIEVHLSNVHKREPFRHHSYFSDVAVGVICGLGASGYRLALESALEQLAANAQPK; translated from the coding sequence ATGGCAACGCTACTGGTGCTCCACGGCCCCAACCTCAACCTGCTCGGTACTCGCGAGCCAGGCCATTACGGCGCCGTGACCCTGGCCCAGATCAACCAGGACCTGGAGCAACGTGCCCGCGCCGCAGGCCACCATCTGCAGTACCTGCAGAGCAATGCCGAATACGAATTGATCGACCGCATTCACGCCGCACGCAACGAGGGTGTGGACTTCATCCTGATCAATCCGGCTGCTTTCACCCACACAAGCGTCGCATTACGTGACGCATTGCTTGCGGTGAGCATCCCATTCATCGAAGTGCACCTGTCCAACGTGCACAAACGCGAACCGTTCCGTCACCACTCCTACTTTTCCGATGTTGCCGTAGGGGTGATCTGCGGCCTGGGCGCCAGCGGTTATCGCCTGGCCCTGGAGTCCGCGCTGGAACAACTGGCTGCCAACGCACAGCCCAAATGA